The Paeniglutamicibacter sulfureus genome includes a region encoding these proteins:
- a CDS encoding SulP family inorganic anion transporter has translation MATKTTAGHPILTPEERQSVLRTLKSPRLLKTEVLAGLVVALALIPEAIAFSIIAGVDPRLGLFASFTMAVSIAFLGGRPAMISAATGAIALVIAPLVKSHGVDYFIAAVILAGIFQVILALLGVAKLMRFIPRQVMVGFVNALAILIFMSQVPELLGVPWMVYPLTILGLLIVFGLPKLTAVVPAPLVAIVVLTLIAVVASLAVPTVGDKGEMPESLPALFLPNVPLNFETLQILFPYALAMAFVGLLESLMTAKLVDDVTDTRSNKTRESWGQGAANIITGFFGGMGGCAMIGQTMINVKASGARTRISTFLAGVFLLILVVALGGIVALIPMAALVAVMIFVSVATFDWHSIKPSTLRMMPKSETTVMLATVVVTVWTHNLAIGVGVGVLTAMVLFANRVAHLVTVERRIEEHFGVKIAKYEVNGELFFASSNDLYTQFDYVEDPDRVVIDMYNSHLWDASTIASLDAITAKYEKYGKTVEIEGLNAASRKMRERMGGKLGAGH, from the coding sequence ATGGCCACGAAAACCACGGCAGGACACCCGATCCTGACCCCGGAAGAACGGCAATCCGTTCTCCGCACCCTCAAATCCCCGCGCCTGCTCAAGACCGAGGTCCTGGCCGGGTTGGTCGTGGCGCTGGCACTGATCCCCGAGGCCATCGCCTTCTCCATCATCGCCGGGGTGGACCCACGCCTGGGGCTCTTCGCCTCCTTCACGATGGCCGTCTCCATCGCCTTCCTGGGCGGGCGTCCGGCCATGATCTCCGCGGCAACGGGAGCCATCGCCCTGGTCATCGCCCCGCTGGTGAAAAGCCACGGCGTTGACTACTTCATCGCCGCCGTCATCCTGGCCGGCATTTTCCAGGTCATCCTCGCCCTGCTGGGCGTGGCCAAGTTGATGAGGTTCATTCCCCGCCAAGTCATGGTCGGCTTCGTCAATGCCCTGGCCATCCTGATCTTCATGTCTCAGGTCCCCGAGCTCCTGGGCGTCCCCTGGATGGTCTACCCACTCACCATCCTGGGCCTGCTGATTGTCTTCGGCCTTCCCAAACTCACCGCCGTGGTCCCCGCGCCCCTGGTTGCCATCGTCGTTCTGACCCTTATTGCCGTTGTCGCATCCCTGGCGGTCCCCACCGTCGGGGACAAGGGTGAGATGCCCGAGAGCCTGCCGGCCCTGTTCCTGCCGAACGTTCCACTGAATTTCGAAACCCTGCAGATCCTGTTCCCCTACGCGCTGGCCATGGCCTTCGTGGGCCTGCTGGAGTCCCTGATGACCGCCAAGCTTGTCGATGACGTTACCGACACCCGTTCCAACAAGACCCGAGAATCCTGGGGCCAGGGGGCGGCGAACATCATCACCGGATTCTTCGGCGGCATGGGCGGTTGCGCGATGATCGGGCAGACCATGATCAACGTCAAGGCCTCCGGCGCCAGGACCCGCATCTCCACCTTCCTGGCCGGAGTTTTCCTGCTCATCTTGGTCGTCGCGCTCGGCGGCATCGTGGCGCTGATCCCGATGGCCGCGCTGGTGGCCGTGATGATCTTCGTGTCCGTGGCCACCTTCGATTGGCACAGCATCAAGCCCTCCACCCTGCGCATGATGCCCAAGAGTGAAACCACCGTCATGCTCGCTACTGTCGTCGTCACCGTCTGGACGCACAACCTGGCCATCGGCGTTGGCGTCGGGGTGCTCACCGCCATGGTCCTCTTCGCCAACAGGGTCGCCCACCTGGTCACCGTGGAACGACGCATCGAGGAACACTTCGGGGTAAAGATCGCCAAGTACGAAGTCAATGGTGAACTCTTCTTCGCATCGTCCAACGACCTCTACACCCAGTTCGACTATGTCGAAGACCCCGACCGCGTCGTCATCGACATGTACAACTCCCACCTCTGGGACGCCTCCACCATCGCCTCCCTGGATGCCATCACCGCAAAATACGAGAAGTACGGCAAGACAGTCGAGATCGAGGGACTGAACGCGGCCAGCCGCAAAATGCGCGAGCGCATGGGAGGAAAGCTTGGGGCCGGGCACTAG